A DNA window from Rossellomorea marisflavi contains the following coding sequences:
- a CDS encoding TetR/AcrR family transcriptional regulator, with protein sequence MREEKRSRLIDAAREEFSRVSLYEASISNILKMAGIPRGSFYQYFEDKEDAFFYLVGEHARERFEHFTSLLREHNGDLFEASRELFRMVLQHSRASDQNRFMRNVLLNMNYKIEKTFTQHLTKETLDQRYAEVYHLIDRSLLNIQTREDLYHLLQINTAITFHNLVKSISDELTVKEALNKYDREIHMIRKGVSM encoded by the coding sequence TTGCGTGAAGAGAAACGGAGCAGATTGATCGATGCTGCTCGTGAAGAGTTTTCCCGAGTATCCCTTTATGAAGCATCCATTTCAAATATCCTGAAAATGGCGGGGATACCGAGGGGGAGTTTTTATCAGTATTTCGAGGACAAGGAAGACGCATTCTTCTACCTGGTAGGAGAACATGCAAGGGAGAGGTTTGAACACTTCACCTCCTTATTGCGTGAACATAATGGCGACCTTTTTGAAGCAAGCAGGGAACTATTTAGAATGGTCCTGCAGCATTCTAGGGCAAGTGACCAAAACCGTTTCATGCGGAATGTCCTCCTGAATATGAATTATAAAATTGAAAAGACCTTCACCCAGCATTTGACCAAAGAAACGTTGGATCAGCGCTATGCAGAAGTGTATCATCTGATTGATCGAAGTCTTCTCAACATCCAAACAAGGGAGGATCTGTATCATCTCCTCCAGATCAACACCGCGATCACATTCCATAACCTCGTTAAAAGCATATCGGATGAACTTACTGTAAAGGAAGCGCTGAATAAATATGATAGGGAGATCCACATGATAAGGAAAGGGGTTTCCATGTGA
- a CDS encoding MDR family MFS transporter has protein sequence MEDSQQTQTFNKTPLLIVLISGAFAAILNQTLLGTALPHIMKDLNLDESTAQWLTSIFMLVNGIMIPVTAFLIGRFTTRALFLSAMGLFAVGTAICAVAPSFGFLMVGRIIQASGAGIIIPLMQTILFMIYPVEKRGAAMGMFGLVISFAPAIGPSLSGWMVEELPWRSLFYVILPIVIVDFIVAYFLLKNVTKRTFPKLDILSVILSSFGFGGLLYGFSIAGSKGWGSYQVDLSMIVGGLSLLWFILRQLRLKEPMLQFRVFKNSMFTLTTALGMIVFIAMIGAATVLPLYMQNMLGFSALESGLMLLPGALIMGLMNPITGRLFDKFGARWLAIIGLTILSLSTFMFTNLSAETTFSYLATWNAVRMFGVAMVMMPVTTAGLNQLPSNLIPHGTAMNNTMRQVSGAMGTAMLVTVMTTSAIPTKGLEGMIHGVNVSFVVAGITAILALILSFFVRNPGSRRIKGSA, from the coding sequence ATGGAGGATTCGCAACAAACACAAACATTCAACAAAACACCACTGCTTATCGTATTGATCTCCGGTGCGTTTGCCGCCATTCTCAATCAAACGTTATTAGGTACGGCATTGCCCCATATCATGAAAGACCTGAACCTTGATGAAAGTACAGCGCAATGGCTGACATCGATCTTTATGCTGGTCAACGGGATCATGATCCCGGTTACGGCATTTTTGATTGGCCGTTTTACGACGCGGGCTTTATTCCTCAGTGCCATGGGCCTCTTCGCGGTTGGGACAGCTATCTGTGCTGTCGCACCTTCGTTCGGCTTTTTAATGGTAGGAAGAATCATACAGGCCTCTGGTGCAGGAATCATCATTCCGCTGATGCAGACCATCCTGTTCATGATTTATCCAGTAGAAAAAAGGGGAGCGGCCATGGGGATGTTCGGGCTTGTTATCTCATTTGCGCCGGCGATCGGACCATCCCTTTCAGGGTGGATGGTCGAAGAACTCCCTTGGAGGAGTCTGTTTTATGTGATCCTGCCGATCGTGATCGTGGATTTCATCGTTGCCTATTTCCTATTGAAAAATGTGACAAAACGTACATTCCCTAAATTGGACATCCTGTCTGTCATCTTATCTTCATTCGGTTTCGGCGGGTTGCTTTATGGATTCAGTATTGCAGGCTCCAAGGGATGGGGAAGCTACCAGGTGGATCTGTCCATGATCGTGGGTGGACTCTCGCTGCTTTGGTTCATCCTTCGACAGCTCCGCTTGAAAGAGCCGATGCTTCAATTCCGCGTATTTAAAAATTCCATGTTCACGCTGACAACTGCATTAGGCATGATTGTATTCATTGCCATGATCGGTGCAGCTACGGTCCTTCCACTGTACATGCAGAACATGTTAGGCTTTTCAGCGCTCGAATCTGGATTGATGCTCTTGCCGGGTGCTTTGATCATGGGGCTGATGAACCCCATAACCGGCCGGTTGTTTGATAAGTTCGGAGCCAGATGGCTAGCGATCATCGGTCTTACAATCTTATCCCTATCGACATTCATGTTCACCAATTTATCTGCAGAAACGACATTTTCTTACTTGGCAACTTGGAATGCAGTAAGGATGTTCGGGGTGGCCATGGTGATGATGCCTGTTACAACAGCAGGACTCAATCAGCTTCCTTCGAATCTGATCCCTCATGGTACGGCCATGAACAATACGATGCGTCAGGTTTCCGGCGCCATGGGTACGGCCATGCTCGTGACCGTCATGACCACAAGCGCCATTCCAACGAAAGGGTTGGAGGGCATGATCCACGGGGTGAACGTTTCCTTCGTGGTGGCGGGCATCACCGCAATCTTGGCACTGATCCTGTCATTTTTTGTGAGGAATCCCGGTTCAAGAAGAATCAAGGGAAGTGCGTAA
- a CDS encoding N-acetylmuramoyl-L-alanine amidase, translating into MKVIMIDPGHGGSDPGASYKGHEEKYYNLLIAHGLRDFLLKHYQVNVIMTRESDRELSLEERSRLANARGVDFFLSIHHNAGGGTGFESYIYDGRVSNDMVSLQATIHNEIVSSINKHSVVDRGKKRANFHVLRETTMNALLVEVLFIDRDTDVALMQSPAFRSDVVSGLGKGVAKALALPDAQKATFKVIAGSFSDRKNAEERLEELAARKIDSFITSLLLDGKTYYRVQAGAFADRPNAENLVQTLKGYKIDAFLVVEGAVSSVPPVSPPKPTNTPKPSSPPTSAPKPTPPPQSPSKPGYSILGESMLKGHQLDEFARKVNPAAPLLGAYYATLGRLYGIRGDVAYAQALHETNFFRFTGQVKASQNNYAGIGTTGPGADGAQFSTPEEGVHAHLQHLFAYATTSPLPGSIPLIDPRFSLVKRGIARDWTDLNGKWAVPGTTYGQMILALHERNLSDSIASSKAQILLMEDAMKQLMNK; encoded by the coding sequence GTGAAGGTCATAATGATTGATCCCGGTCATGGTGGAAGCGATCCCGGGGCAAGCTATAAAGGCCATGAAGAGAAGTATTATAATCTGCTCATAGCTCATGGACTGAGAGATTTCCTGCTGAAACATTATCAGGTCAACGTGATCATGACCCGTGAATCCGACCGGGAATTATCTTTAGAGGAAAGAAGCCGACTTGCCAATGCCAGAGGAGTTGATTTCTTTTTATCCATCCACCATAACGCAGGGGGTGGGACAGGGTTCGAAAGCTATATTTATGATGGAAGGGTATCAAATGATATGGTATCCCTCCAAGCCACCATCCACAATGAAATCGTCTCATCCATCAACAAGCATAGTGTGGTGGACCGAGGAAAGAAGAGGGCGAACTTTCATGTACTGAGGGAAACAACCATGAACGCTCTATTAGTGGAGGTCCTATTCATCGATCGTGATACCGATGTCGCTTTGATGCAGTCACCGGCGTTCAGATCAGATGTAGTCTCCGGATTAGGAAAGGGCGTTGCCAAAGCATTGGCGCTGCCTGATGCACAAAAGGCAACATTCAAAGTGATTGCGGGGTCCTTCAGCGATCGAAAAAATGCTGAAGAGAGGCTGGAAGAGCTTGCCGCTAGAAAAATCGATTCCTTCATCACGTCCTTACTACTTGATGGAAAAACATATTACCGGGTCCAGGCAGGGGCATTTGCCGATCGGCCAAATGCTGAAAACCTGGTTCAAACGTTGAAGGGATATAAGATCGATGCTTTCCTGGTCGTTGAAGGCGCAGTTTCATCCGTGCCTCCCGTATCTCCACCAAAGCCAACGAATACGCCAAAACCTAGCTCTCCGCCAACTTCCGCCCCAAAACCGACCCCTCCGCCACAATCTCCTTCAAAACCGGGGTATTCCATCCTGGGGGAAAGTATGTTGAAAGGTCATCAACTTGATGAGTTTGCAAGGAAGGTGAACCCTGCAGCACCTCTTCTCGGAGCTTACTATGCCACTCTCGGAAGACTGTACGGTATACGGGGTGATGTGGCTTATGCCCAAGCACTGCATGAAACGAACTTTTTCCGATTTACTGGACAAGTTAAAGCTTCGCAGAATAATTATGCCGGGATCGGGACGACTGGACCAGGTGCGGATGGCGCACAGTTCAGTACCCCTGAGGAAGGCGTCCACGCTCACCTTCAGCATCTATTCGCTTATGCGACCACATCCCCATTGCCGGGTAGTATTCCACTCATCGATCCACGTTTTTCCCTTGTGAAAAGGGGGATCGCCCGAGACTGGACAGATCTAAACGGAAAATGGGCCGTGCCCGGGACCACTTATGGTCAAATGATTTTGGCTCTGCATGAACGGAATCTAAGCGATTCCATAGCCTCGTCAAAGGCACAGATTTTATTGATGGAAGATGCGATGAAGCAGCTGATGAATAAGTAA
- a CDS encoding AAA family ATPase, which translates to MLKREEVPSFDRYPFNIPSIRTLDEINLDRDVTFIVGENGMGKSTLLESIAAAMGFNPEGGSLHLQFSTYDSHSDLDQYLRIIRGPKKPTDGYFLRAESFYNVATQISKLDEDPFGAPIIDSYGGKSLHEQSHGEAFFSTFMNRFRGHGVYILDEPEAALSPLRQMSMLTRIHELVNQKSQFIIATHSPILMAYPSSTIIELGEDGVRERKLEEVGHYRIMQQFFNDHKRMIHHLLKDD; encoded by the coding sequence ATGTTAAAAAGAGAAGAGGTTCCCTCATTTGATCGATACCCATTTAATATCCCGAGCATCCGTACCCTCGACGAAATCAACCTGGACCGTGATGTGACCTTTATTGTCGGTGAAAACGGCATGGGGAAATCAACCCTTCTCGAATCAATAGCTGCTGCCATGGGATTCAACCCTGAGGGAGGCTCCCTCCACCTTCAGTTTTCAACGTATGATTCACACAGTGACCTTGATCAATATCTCCGCATCATCCGTGGTCCAAAAAAACCCACAGATGGCTATTTTCTACGTGCTGAGAGCTTTTACAATGTAGCCACCCAGATTTCAAAACTCGATGAAGACCCTTTTGGCGCACCGATCATCGATTCGTATGGCGGCAAATCCCTTCATGAGCAGTCCCATGGGGAAGCATTTTTCTCCACATTCATGAATCGCTTCCGCGGTCACGGAGTCTATATCCTGGATGAACCGGAAGCTGCCCTTTCCCCACTGCGACAAATGTCTATGCTGACAAGGATCCATGAGCTCGTCAATCAAAAATCTCAGTTCATCATTGCCACCCACTCCCCTATCTTGATGGCCTATCCCTCCTCAACCATCATCGAGCTTGGCGAAGACGGTGTAAGGGAAAGGAAATTGGAAGAAGTCGGACACTACCGCATCATGCAGCAATTCTTCAATGATCATAAAAGAATGATCCACCATCTGTTGAAAGACGATTAA
- a CDS encoding flavin monoamine oxidase family protein, with amino-acid sequence MNQWGIRSGARSPDYPDDMLAIIKRGLPRGKGKKKILIIGAGLSGLVSASLLKKAGHDVTLLEGNNRLGGRVYTKRSPFSKGNYLDMGAMRIPDNHRLVMEYIRMFNLPTNAFLNTTPYDKLYVNGVYKTVEEYENNPDVLGFPLNESEKGKTAEQLFLETTKPFIDAYQNGSREERKRLIEEFSNYSMGRFLRESPYGNPLSLNAIRMISVLLGIEGFPEFSFADILTDIIYPIFRKETKFNQITGGNDRLPYAFQEELKENLLMNQQVYRIVQGPDGVEVYTRTGAPGVHRGDFALVTVPFTVLQTIDIEPYQSISFKKWQAITELTNVPAVKVGIEFKTRFWEEMKIGNIISDLPSRFTYVPSNGIGSGRPGVLLASYSWGQNALLLNSMSKEAVLANVLKDLEKFYGPRVYTEISSYAVYNWSVNPFSAGCFTLFTPGQETDIADYIQQPEGRLHFAGEHTSSFHGWMEGAIESGIRAAYELNAR; translated from the coding sequence ATGAATCAGTGGGGAATCAGATCGGGGGCACGGTCTCCTGACTATCCTGACGACATGCTCGCTATCATAAAACGCGGGCTGCCGCGGGGAAAAGGGAAGAAAAAGATCTTGATCATCGGGGCAGGACTCAGTGGCCTAGTGTCAGCATCATTATTGAAGAAGGCTGGACATGATGTCACACTTTTGGAAGGTAATAATCGGCTCGGAGGCAGGGTGTATACGAAACGTTCACCTTTTTCTAAGGGAAACTATCTTGATATGGGAGCCATGAGGATTCCGGATAACCATCGATTGGTGATGGAGTACATCCGTATGTTCAACCTGCCGACCAATGCCTTTTTGAACACCACGCCATACGACAAGCTGTATGTGAATGGGGTCTATAAAACGGTTGAAGAATATGAGAACAATCCAGATGTTTTAGGGTTTCCACTGAACGAATCAGAAAAAGGCAAGACGGCGGAACAGCTTTTCCTGGAAACGACCAAACCGTTCATCGATGCTTATCAAAATGGAAGCAGGGAGGAGCGCAAACGCCTTATAGAGGAATTCTCAAATTACTCAATGGGCAGATTCCTGCGGGAAAGTCCCTACGGAAACCCCCTTTCTCTCAATGCCATCAGAATGATCAGCGTGCTCCTCGGGATAGAAGGATTCCCGGAGTTTTCGTTTGCCGACATTCTGACCGATATCATTTATCCAATCTTCAGGAAAGAAACGAAATTCAATCAGATCACAGGAGGAAATGATCGTCTTCCATATGCCTTCCAGGAAGAATTGAAAGAAAACCTGCTTATGAATCAACAGGTTTACCGGATCGTGCAGGGACCAGACGGCGTTGAAGTATATACACGTACCGGAGCACCTGGCGTCCACAGGGGGGATTTTGCCCTGGTGACCGTTCCTTTCACGGTTTTACAGACGATTGACATTGAGCCCTATCAGTCTATTTCCTTTAAGAAGTGGCAGGCGATAACGGAATTGACCAATGTCCCTGCGGTCAAGGTTGGTATAGAGTTTAAAACCAGGTTCTGGGAGGAAATGAAGATCGGTAATATCATCTCAGATCTTCCGTCCCGGTTCACGTATGTGCCGAGTAACGGGATCGGCAGTGGCCGGCCAGGTGTCCTTCTGGCGAGCTACAGTTGGGGTCAGAATGCCCTTCTATTGAATAGCATGTCTAAAGAAGCTGTTCTTGCCAATGTTCTGAAAGATCTTGAAAAGTTTTATGGCCCCAGGGTCTACACGGAAATCAGCTCATATGCAGTATACAATTGGAGTGTCAATCCATTTTCGGCGGGCTGCTTTACGTTATTTACCCCTGGGCAGGAAACGGATATTGCTGATTATATCCAGCAACCTGAGGGAAGACTTCATTTTGCAGGGGAGCATACCTCATCCTTCCACGGATGGATGGAAGGGGCTATCGAATCTGGAATCAGGGCCGCTTACGAGTTGAATGCAAGATAG
- a CDS encoding CotD family spore coat protein: MGNYQHNRRVSPDRDRDRDRDRDEVIVNPTQRVVNTRTKTRTVKNIHPTEIINVNRTIVRNENYYPVRTREVNETVVENYDCGRDINRPDCRRVSPGSGWVRPANDDRGRNECGNRCGNRNRCCGCRWF, from the coding sequence GTGGGAAATTACCAACACAACAGAAGAGTTTCACCTGATCGCGATAGAGATCGTGATCGTGATCGTGATGAAGTCATCGTTAACCCTACTCAGCGCGTTGTGAATACCCGTACGAAAACGCGCACTGTTAAGAACATCCACCCGACTGAAATCATCAACGTCAACCGTACCATTGTCCGTAATGAAAATTATTACCCTGTACGTACGAGGGAGGTCAACGAAACAGTGGTTGAAAACTACGACTGTGGAAGGGATATCAATCGTCCTGATTGCAGAAGGGTAAGTCCGGGAAGCGGATGGGTCCGTCCGGCAAATGATGATCGTGGTCGCAATGAATGTGGCAATCGCTGTGGAAACCGCAACCGCTGCTGTGGCTGCAGGTGGTTCTAG
- the spoIIP gene encoding stage II sporulation protein P has product MKAIIRVVVIGVIVMYASIWLISTMAIKLKVDSLLYSSVSEMVPKQTFLMLLSQEMTGLRIANEDQLNHDFDWLESVTNVSLLDPRSLFGREIPGIENYHTHIAVAGKGTDITNLPYESPAPTDEQLTNQEVDQDQIDQANDSKDDGVKEVDKKSVFIYHSHSWEAFSPLIKNNQSSDPASTNEKVNVIAVGAKLKQELESKGIGTIQDKTDVNQALKEKSWTYYESYKLSRGLVQEAIAQDEDLNYIIDVHRDSQPKKVTTKTINGKPYARLFFIVGKENKNYEKNLKIARDLHAKLEKDYPGISRGVFVKTKAEGNGVYNQDLTERALLLEFGGVENNLVELYNSTEAFAEIFAEYYHKDAIEVNN; this is encoded by the coding sequence TTGAAAGCTATCATAAGGGTCGTCGTAATTGGAGTCATTGTGATGTATGCCTCCATCTGGCTTATTTCCACCATGGCCATCAAGCTGAAGGTCGATAGCCTCCTGTATTCCTCTGTATCGGAAATGGTTCCGAAACAGACCTTCCTTATGCTCCTTTCACAGGAGATGACGGGATTGAGGATAGCCAATGAAGATCAGCTCAATCATGATTTTGATTGGCTTGAAAGTGTCACGAATGTATCCCTATTGGATCCGAGGAGTTTATTTGGTAGGGAAATACCCGGGATTGAAAATTATCATACCCATATAGCGGTAGCAGGTAAGGGAACAGATATTACAAATCTACCGTACGAATCACCAGCCCCAACCGATGAGCAGCTGACCAATCAGGAAGTGGACCAGGACCAGATCGACCAGGCGAATGACTCCAAGGACGACGGGGTAAAAGAAGTGGACAAGAAGTCTGTATTCATTTATCACTCCCACAGCTGGGAAGCATTCAGTCCACTCATTAAGAATAATCAATCGAGCGATCCGGCCAGCACGAACGAAAAAGTCAATGTCATCGCAGTCGGCGCCAAGCTGAAACAGGAATTGGAGTCAAAAGGCATCGGGACCATCCAGGACAAAACCGATGTGAATCAGGCACTGAAAGAAAAGAGCTGGACCTATTATGAATCCTATAAATTATCAAGGGGTCTTGTCCAAGAAGCCATCGCCCAGGACGAAGATCTGAATTATATCATCGATGTACACCGGGACTCACAGCCTAAGAAAGTGACCACTAAAACCATCAACGGGAAACCGTATGCCCGCCTTTTCTTTATCGTAGGGAAGGAAAATAAAAATTATGAAAAGAACCTGAAAATTGCCAGGGATCTTCACGCCAAGCTGGAAAAAGATTATCCGGGCATCAGCAGGGGGGTATTCGTCAAAACAAAGGCAGAGGGGAATGGCGTATACAATCAGGATCTGACCGAAAGGGCCCTGCTCCTTGAGTTCGGCGGGGTAGAGAATAACCTGGTGGAACTTTACAACTCTACAGAAGCTTTCGCTGAAATCTTTGCAGAATATTATCACAAAGATGCAATCGAAGTAAACAATTGA
- a CDS encoding aminoglycoside 6-adenylyltransferase, which translates to MKQKIAVEAIADSLKKDGRVKSIYVKGSMGREEEDEFSDVDLYCLVEEHDLTSFLQDRLQHLEAYGKLLFHDDLFIIAPQIIAVYEDLLHVDLFTVTEKTFKQKDYFKVIYDPEGKLSPFERSQNLLLSDAEFNEFAGDTGWFLFQYLKAMRRGNDLWAAEMLQHTMRNFSSVLLQRYKPERAQLGYKSLETSLPEQLVGNVKKIMGLIGPFTHQQAASEILRLIEAERGWIRSEWKDEQGNRLLDTMLSTLEGIRK; encoded by the coding sequence ATGAAGCAAAAGATTGCTGTCGAAGCCATTGCAGATAGTCTGAAAAAAGATGGCAGGGTGAAAAGCATTTATGTAAAGGGATCGATGGGGCGTGAAGAAGAAGATGAGTTTTCCGACGTGGACCTTTATTGCCTTGTCGAGGAACACGATCTGACGTCATTCCTTCAGGACCGGCTTCAACACCTGGAAGCCTACGGGAAGCTCCTATTTCATGATGATTTGTTCATCATCGCCCCACAAATCATTGCAGTTTATGAAGACCTGCTTCATGTCGACCTCTTCACGGTCACGGAAAAGACATTCAAGCAGAAAGATTATTTCAAGGTCATCTATGACCCTGAAGGCAAGTTGAGCCCATTCGAGAGAAGTCAAAACCTTTTATTATCCGATGCCGAATTCAACGAATTCGCTGGTGACACCGGTTGGTTCCTATTCCAATACCTCAAAGCGATGAGAAGGGGAAACGATCTTTGGGCCGCGGAAATGCTGCAGCACACAATGAGGAATTTCTCCAGTGTGCTTTTGCAACGATACAAGCCTGAGAGGGCACAGCTCGGGTATAAATCCCTTGAGACGAGTCTTCCTGAGCAACTTGTCGGAAATGTGAAGAAAATCATGGGGCTCATAGGACCTTTCACTCATCAACAGGCTGCCAGTGAGATCCTGCGACTGATTGAAGCTGAGAGAGGATGGATCAGGTCAGAGTGGAAAGACGAACAAGGAAACCGACTGTTGGATACCATGCTCAGTACATTGGAAGGTATAAGAAAGTAG
- a CDS encoding DUF2512 family protein: protein MKYVSAFLLKLVVTFLILYTVLAGIQNLTMGSIIALTGVLVLIGYLLGDLYLLPRTTNGWAVLADFGLSSIVVYFLSSAMVTGSQTFLVRSFVAAVAVSSFEWFFHRHLRKNVFSPESSVPVYRQDYQTEASEEFQPDLERDER from the coding sequence TTGAAGTATGTTTCAGCTTTTCTATTAAAACTGGTCGTCACATTCCTGATCCTCTACACGGTGTTGGCAGGGATTCAAAATTTAACTATGGGATCCATCATTGCATTGACTGGTGTACTCGTCCTGATCGGTTATCTCCTCGGTGATTTGTACCTGCTGCCAAGAACAACGAACGGTTGGGCAGTGCTTGCAGACTTTGGTTTGAGCTCCATCGTGGTTTATTTTCTCAGTTCGGCCATGGTGACTGGTTCTCAAACCTTTCTTGTAAGGTCTTTTGTGGCGGCAGTGGCAGTGAGCTCATTCGAGTGGTTTTTTCACCGTCATCTCAGGAAAAATGTGTTTTCGCCCGAGTCCTCTGTCCCCGTTTATCGTCAGGATTATCAAACCGAAGCATCAGAAGAATTTCAACCTGACCTCGAGAGGGATGAAAGATAA
- a CDS encoding lysophospholipid acyltransferase family protein has protein sequence MYSFLANLAKLIFGKVEIRNAHLLPKDGGYIVTCSHKTWLDVVALGFSMPGPVHFMAKKELFDRKIPAYILHKIHAFPVNRENPSPSSIKKPVKLLRAGSIVGVFPGGTRSDEDVEAKRGAITIANLSRVPIVPAAYHGPTSFKELLRNRHKAVIVIGQPYTVRAKDKEQMTAETKVLSGKINELIKEAQKIS, from the coding sequence ATGTACTCATTTCTCGCAAACCTAGCAAAATTGATTTTTGGAAAAGTGGAAATCCGAAATGCCCATCTACTCCCTAAAGATGGGGGTTACATCGTGACGTGTTCCCACAAAACTTGGCTCGACGTCGTCGCTCTAGGCTTCAGTATGCCCGGACCCGTTCACTTTATGGCGAAGAAGGAATTATTTGACCGCAAGATTCCCGCTTATATCTTACATAAGATTCATGCCTTTCCTGTGAATCGTGAGAACCCTTCCCCTTCAAGTATCAAGAAGCCCGTTAAGCTCCTACGGGCAGGATCGATTGTAGGTGTATTCCCTGGAGGAACCCGTTCAGATGAGGATGTGGAAGCAAAGCGCGGTGCCATCACCATTGCAAACCTCTCCAGGGTACCCATTGTACCGGCAGCCTATCACGGGCCTACATCGTTTAAAGAACTATTGCGTAACCGTCATAAAGCCGTTATCGTTATCGGCCAACCATACACCGTCCGTGCAAAAGACAAGGAACAAATGACTGCGGAAACAAAGGTTTTATCGGGGAAAATCAATGAGTTAATCAAAGAAGCCCAAAAAATAAGCTGA
- the fbpA gene encoding Fur-regulated basic protein FbpA, translating to METTQRRNELINKLIVHKVYKKGERQLFELTLEELEEEFRCVKKECHPHTESGSIHWVNGAKATL from the coding sequence ATGGAAACTACGCAAAGAAGGAATGAATTGATCAATAAACTGATCGTCCATAAAGTGTACAAAAAAGGAGAAAGGCAACTGTTTGAACTGACCCTTGAAGAATTGGAAGAGGAGTTTCGCTGCGTAAAAAAAGAATGTCACCCACACACTGAGTCCGGCTCCATCCATTGGGTAAATGGTGCCAAAGCGACCCTTTAA
- the hemG gene encoding protoporphyrinogen oxidase, whose protein sequence is MKTVAVVGGGITGLTTLYYLQEYLKDEEVRLLLIEGEHKFGGKIKSIPSDPFIIEAGADSIVSRHPGVLELIGEVGLMDELVYNETGTSFIYTQDTLHKIPSDSVFGIPMTIDSLMESTLISDDGKRAALRDFETVNETFTKEDSIGDFLESFLGKELVQNQIAPVLSGVYSGDLYTLSMSSTLPYLLDYKNDYGSIMKGLWINREKHQGKSNKKFVSFKTGLSAIIDRLDERTPHSEKYKANGLESLQKAGGTYSLELTNGEIISADAVVLAIPHDQARKILGHPVLDEGFSLLKNKSLKSIYLGFELPDTVLPADGTGFIVAEEQNGVKCDACTWTSRKWKHTSLNSQLLVRLFYKDSNPHWEQIHDLTQDELLLIALRDIEATIGIKGKQPILQEVTDWSGLMPNYNMEHAQSVRQLETNLAVEFPGVMLAGASYYGVGIGACIQNGKKTAELLSSRLR, encoded by the coding sequence ATGAAGACAGTGGCAGTTGTCGGTGGAGGTATCACCGGTCTCACGACACTATATTACCTTCAGGAATACTTAAAAGATGAAGAGGTAAGGCTCCTTTTGATTGAAGGGGAACATAAATTTGGCGGTAAAATCAAATCGATTCCATCGGATCCCTTCATTATCGAAGCCGGTGCAGATTCCATTGTATCAAGACATCCCGGGGTACTTGAGCTTATCGGTGAGGTAGGGCTTATGGATGAACTTGTGTACAACGAAACGGGTACATCGTTTATCTATACTCAGGACACATTACATAAGATTCCAAGTGATTCGGTGTTTGGTATCCCCATGACAATAGATTCCCTGATGGAAAGTACGCTGATTTCAGATGACGGAAAAAGGGCTGCACTCCGGGATTTCGAAACAGTGAATGAGACGTTCACCAAGGAAGATTCCATCGGGGATTTCCTGGAGTCCTTCTTGGGGAAAGAGCTCGTTCAAAACCAGATTGCACCCGTCTTATCGGGTGTATATTCAGGAGATTTATACACACTGAGCATGTCCTCCACACTTCCGTACCTATTAGATTATAAAAATGACTATGGCAGTATCATGAAGGGTCTATGGATCAACCGAGAAAAACATCAGGGGAAGTCCAATAAGAAATTTGTTTCGTTTAAAACCGGACTATCTGCCATCATCGATCGATTGGATGAGCGCACGCCGCATTCAGAAAAGTACAAGGCGAACGGACTGGAAAGTCTGCAAAAAGCCGGTGGCACTTATTCATTGGAGCTCACCAATGGTGAAATCATATCAGCGGATGCAGTCGTCCTGGCGATTCCGCACGATCAGGCAAGGAAGATTTTGGGGCACCCGGTACTGGATGAAGGCTTTTCACTCCTTAAGAATAAATCCCTTAAAAGTATATACCTTGGATTTGAACTCCCTGACACCGTATTGCCTGCAGATGGCACTGGGTTCATCGTTGCGGAAGAACAAAACGGGGTTAAATGTGATGCTTGCACATGGACCAGCAGGAAGTGGAAGCATACCTCTTTGAATAGTCAGCTTCTTGTGAGGCTTTTCTATAAGGATTCCAATCCACATTGGGAACAGATCCATGATCTCACTCAAGATGAATTGCTTCTTATAGCACTCCGGGATATAGAGGCGACGATCGGCATCAAAGGCAAACAGCCCATTCTTCAGGAAGTAACGGACTGGTCCGGCCTGATGCCGAATTACAATATGGAACATGCACAATCAGTGAGACAACTGGAAACAAACCTTGCTGTTGAATTCCCTGGGGTCATGCTTGCTGGCGCTTCCTATTACGGTGTGGGCATTGGTGCCTGTATACAGAATGGAAAGAAGACAGCGGAGCTGCTGTCTTCACGACTTCGCTAA